The Oncorhynchus tshawytscha isolate Ot180627B linkage group LG02, Otsh_v2.0, whole genome shotgun sequence genome contains the following window.
TTCATGCCTTGTAACATTCAAAGACACATTTCTGTCAAAGCTCAGTCAATTTCAAATAATGAATCATTTCTACAGCTATAACTATGTACTTGAAATAAAGTGTAATTTCTGTAGTCATTAAGTGGTGAATATTTACCTGCCAGCTGATCTCTCACTAGGTTGAAGATGGTACCTGGCCTGTCATCTATGTTGAAGCACAGTGCATCCTCCTGCTCTGGCAACTCAATCATGAAATGAGGGTCCCCATCCACTGCAGAGTCAACAACAGATTATTCCAGTTGTAAAATTAGATTTGGTTGAGGCTAAGCCCATTCAAACTTTTGGATCACTCTCTGTAGTCCTAATGTGGCATGACAGCATGGTGGACATTGCAAATACTAAATATGGTTCATTTAGTCTTTAAGACACTGTTGTTTTTTtaactttattttggcagttacaatTTTAAACAAGTGGATAAATAGTTATGTTTACTGTTTTCCTTTTTGTTTGGTTAAAAGAAGCACAGAAAAAAAATAGTAAATATTAATATGCAAGTACTTCAGCCTGTGAAAGCAACCTATTTTTGAGACAGTCGCACCAGATAGAAAATCCTGAAGTAACCCATGTCTGACAGAACGGCCACCCTGAATGAAGGGGGACTCACCAAAGTATGTGGGCCTGCTCTGCACCCTGTAGGTGTTGCTCACCGTCTGGGGTACAAAATGACCTGAAAATCACACCAAAGATGTCAGATGGCAAGTAAAAATCACGTACAAAGTGGTCAAATATATTTAATAGATTTCGTCTGAACATAATGTATTTTACCATCCAATACTGTTAGTTTCTAAGCACAAATAATTTGGTGTCAGCTTTTCATGTCATACATTCAGGTGATCCAGTATAATGACTTATAAATCCATTCAGATGAAGAATCCAGTCCTATCCATTCATGGCATATTCTTACCCAATCTCTGGGCTTTCTGCCTTTCATCTGTCAAACAACAGGAGGAAAAAACTGTCAGAGACACCTTTGACAATCCATATATGGATTTCTATAACCACTGAGATAAACATGTCAGATAAGACACGCCAGATGTACTGGTGgtatccccctctcctttcctctcccatcCCACTTGGTCTCATACCCTCGGTCAGCTTGTCCGCGATGAGGGGTTCCTCTTGCTCCTCTTCAGTCTTAGGCTTGGTGACCACCATGGAGGTAAGAGGGGTGACAAAGCTGTACTGCAGGGACATCTCCAGAGCCTGGGCAGTGGCATTCCCCTTCTCCTCTGCAGTTCCAGTCTCTCTGAAACAAAACCATAGGATGAATGGTGTTATTGCATTAGGTTTGGGTTAGAGGATAGGTTTGGTTTGACTTGGGTTAGGTTTGGTTTAACTTACACTGTTGGGCAGAAAATAATGGAATATTTACAAATGTAGTTACTTTAATATAAACATCTCTATTCATTAGATCCCAATTCTCAGATCTCAACCACCAGTGTGTCTTAGACATTTGGATTATTCTAAGCCACCATTTTGTTGTGGAGAGTTAACCATACATCAGTAATAGCAGTTAACTGATCACACTGACTTCTTGCTCAACAGTTGTTGGATGGTGAGGTAGGCCCAAAGACGCTCAGTGAAGTCCCCAAATATGTACTCCTGCTCAGGGTACAGTATGTCCCACTCTTGGGCACTAGCCTGGCCTTTGACAATAAAGTCCTCCTCAAACTAAAAATAgtgtgagggagtgagaaagagaaagatggtATTAGATACatagagaaggagtgagagacaAGCATTAGTTGGGTTAAGCATTGTACTGTACATCATAATGAGTGCAAAGACTGGTGCAAAGACTGATCTGTCTTTCTGAGCTCAGTATCAGGGTGGCATGTTGTgttgtgcctgtctgtctgttcctcaccCCCTTTGCAAACACCTCCACGAGGAAGTTATCCAAGCTATTATCAGTGAGCCGGCCAGCTACCACGATCTCTGAGCCGTTGAACAGCTGCTTGTAGTGGCTGGTGGTCAGAGAGTTCACCAGGTTGTCAGGGTAATGCAGGTCCACCTCAGAGAGGAGGGGGCTGGCTACTTCCTCATAGAAACCCTaggacacaaagacacacattaCCTAATCATTTATCTTAAATTATTTTCTACAGTGCATTATCACTAATGCCAATATGCAGTATCTATGTATGACCTAGATAGTTTTGTCCATCCTGTGACCCTCCCTATCAGTGATATGGTAAAACCAGAAAACACTGAAAAGTGACTATTGTGagatttgggacacagccctggTCCAAACCTGAAGCTGGACAGTGGCGTCAGAACCCTCGTAGATCCTCCGGGCCAGTCCCTGGTTCTGTCTAGACATCACATCCAGAAAGGAGTAGTCCACATCATTCCCAAAgcccagacagaacagagacatgtTCCCACCCATCGCATCACGGACATTCTCCTGAATCTGTGGTGTAGATGACACtcctgtacacaaacacacatggctGGACCAGTAAACAAATGGACCATGACCTTACTGGCTTGATCTAATATAAAACAATACATCAGAAGGCTTCTTCAATGTTAAAATGGCAGCCCAACCAAATAAAAGAGATCAGAAAGGAAGGAAACCTGTACGCACCTGAGTTTGGCATCCCATCTGTCAGTAAGATAATCATAGACACACTCCTCTCGGTGAACTTGTTGGCTTGTTTGTCTTTCATCATTATGTCCACAGCTTTCATCAGAGCACCATTTATATCAGTGTCTAAAAGGAGAACAAAACAGAAAGTCCATCCAGGTGTTTATAAAATAAACATTAGATATAACAATTTTGTAAGTTCCTTCATAAATGCACCTCACTTAGTTTTAGCATACAGCTTGCCCAAGTGTTGTACTGCCATAGTTTCACTACTATACTCCGGGCGCCAAAGACGTGgatttcagaggggttgggttaaatgcggaagacacatttcagttgaatgcattcagttgtacaactgactggctgacaaaatGAATGACGACACAAACCTTGTGAATAATTTCTCCCTGTATGTGTCACTACATTCCCATTAAATACATATGACTCACATCCACTGTGCTGTATTCCTTTGACAAATCCTTTGGCTTCAGACACATTTCCCGTGGTGGCCTTGGTCAAAGATCCCTTCCATGTTGAGATATGGTGGTCGAATGTGACAATTCCAAAGTAGTCGTCCTCATGCAGGTCATTCAGGATAGTCAGCATAGCTTCCCTTGTCTATGAGAGATCACAGGCTCTCAGGTCAATCTGAACATCAACTACTATTATAgctctctctcttaacctctcGCTCCACATCTCACTCTCATAttttctctctccccagctctTTCTTTCAGACACACTATTTCCCTCCTTTCTTACCTGATGCATTTTGTTTCCAGACATTGACCCACTCCTGTCAATGACGAACACTACATTCTTTGGAACTCTGGGTAAGTCCGGAGGAGCAAAGAAGTGCACAAAGTACCCATTCACTATCTGAAAAAGACATGCTGAACATCATTAAGACATGAACACCATGCATtgatggaattgaccccaatagTGATCCTGTATCATATTCAACACAGCTAACCTGGATGTCACCAAGGGTCTCAGCTCGGTTCACGTCATATTTGATAACAAAATCCCCGTCAATCAGGGTGCCGTCACAACCTGGGCACTTTCTCTGCTGGTCCATTGTTGGGCAGAAAGAGATGTGTGcctgagtgagggagggaaacaCAATTTAATACACttaaacacaaaacaacacatttcaacaCAGCAAAATTGTATTTATCTTTTTGGGACGATATGCTCCGTATGCATTTGTTTCATAGAACAGAACAGCATTATACCTTTTTGTCAGTGACTGTTTTCTCCACCAGAGGGAGAAGCTCGTTGGAGATGAAGGTTCCATAGGCATCCAGGAAGGCAATGCCCTGGGGTTCATAGATATCTGCCACAATCTGTCAGAGACATGGACCAGATTGATGAGACACAGGACTGAGGAGTCAAGATGATGAAAAAAGTGCTGTTTTGGGGTATAAGTGTGTAAACATCTACAGACCTCAAAGTGCTGGACCAGCTGCTTGGGTTTGACCTGGGTCATGATCTCATACTGGCCCAGTTTACGCTGAAGCAACTCCTCGTATGTCAGAATGAAGGTGACGTTACTATTGGCCGCGATGTTCACAGACACCGAAAACTTCTCCATCTTCCTCCCTGATGCCCTAGAGTCCACAGACAAACACAGGTACAGTAGGAGGCCAATCACATTTTAAACAAAACACAGGCTGTGATAAAAGAGTATGGAAGTGCTTGGTGTAATGGAAACATCACATTTGTTCCCTCCTCATTGCCCTGGTCCACTCACTTGACCAGTCCTGCAGTCTGCCCTGTGGAAACAGCTTTCTGATACTGCTTCTTggctttctccttctccttcaccTCGCCTGTGTACGTCTGACCCTCTATCTCCCTGagatacacaaacacagtcattcaaacaaacacacatatgcattcacacacacttCTACATATGCCATGACTGCTGACTGACATGCTGAAGTTGGTGATGAAGGCAGTCTTGGGCAGATCCACCTCAAAGAATACTTCCTGAGAGGAGTTGGCCTTGTTCAGAGCACTGGAGGTTATGACCGTGTGAGCGAAACGAGACGCCACCTTACAGGCCACCTTTACACTGTACACCTccacctgagagagggagagatggaggaaaagagagaggaagagagtggcagagagaaaggaagagaaagagggatagagatacACGGACATGTACGTACATAGgaaaaaacagagagaaacagcaacAGAAGTGTTttgaaatgtgtgtttgtgtaagtaATGACTATCCGATACGCCTGTAAAAATCTCACGTTttctcaaaacatattttccgGATACAGCTGAATAGTGTGGAGTAGGCTGCAATGACTACAGGATGACTTCAAAACAAATGATTACAGCTGTACTCTTGTGAAAGAGTACAGCTGGTTCAGTGTAAAAAGTCCACGAAGGCATGGATTCCTAGTGATGGAGATGGTGATAGCTTATCATTATCCTCACAAAGATAATGTCAATATAGTGTATTTCCTTACCTCCATATTATCTGTACTTCTTTTCTGTAAAAAAAGGTATAGATTCAGACAGTATTATTCATTTTCTTTTTTACAGAGTACACTATTTAGTACTCTgacattttttactttttaagTGGCTGAAATCAGTACTGTTACTCAAAATCAGTATCTATACTCAAAAGGTTAGAGCGTTTTTTTCTGGGGGAAATGTAAATAATGAAATATTCATCAGATATCAGATTCACCACAGGGAGGGTGTTCAAAAGAAAAAGTCTGACAGATTCTGTGACAGATTCCTGTTTTGATTTGTGTCTGACAACACAGTTTGCGTCAATGCTGAACTACCACAGTACCTTTAGTAGCCTTGTAGCACCATCAGAGCGCTGCGATACAAATCACAGGAGAAGTTTAATATTAGGATCAAAATGTCATACAAACTAATTTAAAATTCACAGTCAAATTAATTGTAATGCATATACATAGATATTAGCATGACTATAAaatgaaagcacacacacacggagcgaAAGCAGAACAGAGATGATTCAAATTAGATACGGTACAGATATATATAGAAAAACTAGAGTAACACTAGATTATAGCAGGAGCGGCCAGATGTGGTCACAGGAGAGTAGATACTATAGAAACCGTGGAGAGTCACCTGTGGTGTGGAGTCTTCTCGTGAGATGACCAGAGCTCCATGCGACAGAGCTGGGACAAAGACAACGCCccagagcagcagcacagtccaCACTCCAGACATGACAAAGATGCAGCTAAACCCTGACTTCACTGCTTAGAAAACGACAACCCTTTCCTACCCTACTGCTCCACTAACAGGAGTGACAGACGATGTGTCTGCTTTATACTGGATTAACAACCAGCAGACCCAACCCATTTTTTACTTTTCAAGTGGCAGAAATCGATACTGTTGTCTATACTCAAATACAGAGTTGGGTAACAGTGGCCGAACAAATTTCACAATCATTTACTCAATCATGTCCTCAAAGGTTAGATAGCAATTCTGGGAAATTTTTTTATGAAATATTCATCAGATATCAGATTCAAGAGAAAAAGTCTGACAGATTCTGTGACAGATTCCTGTTTTGATGTGTGTCTGACAACACAGTTTGAGTCAATGCTGAATTACCACAGTACCTTTAGTAGCTACACAGTACCTTTAGTAGCTTCTATCTACAGTAGATACAAACGACAGGAGATACGTTTAATTTTAGAATCAGAATGTCATCTAAACTAATTTAAAATTCCCAGTCAAATTCATTgtaatgcatatacagttgaagtcagaagtttacatacaccttggccaaatacatttaaactcagtttttcaccattcctgacatttaatctgagtaaaaattccctgttttaggtcaattatgatcaccactttattttaagaatgtgaaatatcagaataattgtagagagaatgatttatttcagctattatttctttaatcacattcctagtggtcagaagtttacatacattcaattagtatttcgtagcattgcctttacattgtttaacttgggtcaaacgtttcaggtagccttccacaagcttcccacaataagttaggtgaattttggcccattcctcctgacagagctggtgtaaccgagtcaggttgtaggcctacttgctcacacacgctttacAACCCTAGTAAATGGACAAAACGGAAAGCTCTGTCTATTCAGACACTGtcttaaaaataacaaaaatctgCTATTTCAGTGTTTTGTGAGTGTTACATGAGTGTTACTAACTTTATTGCAAAAGCAAATATAATGGTAATGCAAGTCAATTTAATGATCTAGTTGTTTTTTTCAAAATACTAAAAGCCCTCTCTGTTGAGCAGAGGGCAACCAGAAGTGTTTATTGATGCTGTACCACCCATTTACCAAACCCTACTGTCATTTATTCCTAAGTATCAGCCAACAACAATCATTGTCAAACCGTTCAACATCTTCAGCACCATGGTCATCATCACATTTACTTTATCCCCACTCCTTACTTTGAACAGGAGCATTAagacaaacacactcatacaaacATACCTGCACTGTACTGCAGGCTGACCTAGAGTCACTCAAACTCTAGGTCTGTGCTTCTGTCAAACCAACTGAATGCTACTGCAAGTCTAAAGCTCTGGGGCACAAAATGAACACTCACAAACATGGTAGGTTCACATAGGCACATTGTCCAAAACAAAGAATGAACACAAAGAACATCCATAGACCAGTGATAACTGGGAATTGTGCAAGAGCGGAGAGTTTTTTTCCCGTTGGTTGTGAGGACACACCCTCAGGTCCCATATCTACTCCGTCTCGGAATGAAAAACACTTAGTAGGCTGGGGATCACCATGGTTTTGGCCCAAAATAACTTACTGTAAAAAATAAACAGGACACACCAAAAACAATAAATAAGTAATGGAAGAGATCCCAGTTAACGgtcatacacagagacaggaagagaaggctCCGAGCCAGGCCTATATACCTAAACGGTCAATGGGTGGGCTTGAAATTAGGGTTTCAGTCCCTTGAGTCCGGGTTGGGTGATGCATTGTGGAGACAGTCCACTCTGCACCGTCTTGACCCGTCCTCCCTCTACAGTCAGGTAGAAGTGGAAACAGTTAGAAACGTGAGTGCTGTGGTTATTATAAAACACTGCATCTTCACAGAGCAAAGACTCCATTGGAGCATCAAGCCACACCTCCTACATTCCCTTAGCCATGCATGAATGGAAAagtccacacagacagacacacacactcctataaCAGGCCATAGCAGTGAGCCATTTCTCATATGGAATCTAGATGAGGAATACAATCACTTTCTGATTCGGAAGAGTATCAAAAGTATTAAAACATTAAAATGACAGAGGTTAACTTAAAGGCGGGGGGGGTAACCAGGTACCTGTTCTCTCCGTCTACATCGAACCGAGGTCACCGGCTAAAGCACAGAAAAAGTAACACCCATTCACAGTTTAACCTGATGCAGTAATATCATTCTGGACTTCTGAAGAGTCAGTATGGAACAGAATTAGGATAGTCATTTAATAGGATAGTTAGGGTGCTAGCAATTACACTGCATCACCAACTCAAACACACCCAAACCTTCCTATTACAGACCAGTGCTAAAAGTTCCCAAAACACAAAGATTAATTTCCCCAACGAGTGTCACTGAAACACCAGTGACAGATCTATGGTGAAATCTCCTTTAGACATGGTATGTAGTTAGCTGCAGTAATCCTTTCCATGGGTTTCTATTCTCAGTACAGAGGCTGCAGGAGTCCCATGTGGATGTGTAGTAATGGCAGTCCAATAGGCTCCATGGTCTGCAGTCTTCCATGATCCCACCTCCCTATATAGGCCCCCTACTGACTCCAAAGAGACCAATGCCAGCCTGCTGTTAGAAGAATCAAGTACAGGTTGCCAGCAGGCTCCAGTCAGGGCAGCAGaccctggaggaggagagagtggggatgtGAGTAGACACAGGAGTGGGTCAGACCAGGTCAGACTGGGTAGGCCCAGGTCAAACAGGGATCCCCATAAggtgcttcttcttcttcttgaccGTCTTGAGGCCAGTGAGTCGGCGCACATCCTCCTCCTCAGAGTCATCCATCTCATCGTCAGCCGAGAACAGGATCTGAGAGAGAAAGGAGTTTGGAAATGAGACCAAAGAAAGCCATATGCCTAGATGGATGACACTCAAAGCAACCCTGAGTTATGGGTTAAATGAGTTGAATCCCAGAGCTTAAATGCTCACGGACACCAGCAAATTTCCCGTGTCAGCAGAAACGTATCATTCGTCCTCAATCTGCCTCGGTGGGGTGGAAGGATGGGGATGGGTCTGGTtgcttaaccactagactaccagggAGATGTGGTAGCAGGAACACAAATGCCCCGGACTATTTGATAGAGGGGAGGAGTCTTTTAGAGTGTTATTTGGGTGTAATATTGAAGCTTGCCATCAGGGTTTTACTGAAGCAAAAACTAGCTCCAACTCATCACAATAAAACAAGCCTGTGATAACATAGCTATATGCCCCCTTTTATAATGAGAGCGCGATAAGATCACTgctctgaatatttatgtagaCAGACTTTTTATTTCAGCTTGAGGCAGATTACCTAAGCCATACATGCTCCGTGTTAACCTGTACAGCAGTGTTTCTTTAGTAGTGGGTTTGGGCCCACTGGTTAATTGCAGATAGTTCCTGTGACTGGAGGAACTGCCCGGTCTGGTACACCACACCCAGATGTCTATGAAAAACTACTCCCGTCACAAATTCCATATACCGGTAATTCCATAGGACATGCATTCCTGATATTAGACATgatggtctagtggttaggatttgGTGCTCTCACCGCTGTGCCTGGGCTTGATTCCCGGTCAGGGAACATGCTTTCAATAACTCCTAGAATCCACTGTCACAAAACATGGTGCTTTGGGTGATCCATAAGTAACTGTGGAAACCAATTATCTAGCTATCACAATCAACTCAACATTTGATTCCAAAGCAACTCACTACTTCCATTTATGATGAGAAATGTGGTGCTTTGGAATCAGAAAAAAAACCCACTCCTTATAAATGTTTTTACAGTTTCTGATGAATAAGAAATCCCCCTGCTCAAGGCAGACTTAAATGACTTCATCCATGAATGTTTGAGTGTGGTGGTTGTCTCTGGTCTATGGAGCAGATCACAGGGCCAGGTCCATCTGGTTTACAGGCCTGAAAAGTGACTGGCCTTGGGCACAGGGTAGAGTGATTCACAGCCAAGAGACAGGCTTCTGCTGGTGCTGGGCAAGTTTGTCTACACAGCCAGGGGAGGATGTAAGTTAGCCTTGTGGCTCCGTCAACCTGAggcaatgggaggagagagaggccacaCAGGGCCTGCGAGGAGAGGGCTTTtggggaaaggaggaggtggACGAGGCTCAGAATCCAATCTTAGGACTTTGTGTATATTCCTCCTTAAGATTTTTCAAAGCTTTCCCAAAAAACAGCTTTTCCAGTGATTTAGGTGTgtaatgtacactgagtgtataaaacattaagaacacctgctatgatctcttattgatctGCTTAAAATCAACTTCAATCACTGTaggtgaagtggaggagacagattaaaagtCCTTCATTAACCTAactacactgtccaatttacagtagctattacagtgaaataataccatgctgtttgaggagtgcgcacagttatgaacttcaaaatgtattaataaaccaattaggcacatttgggcagacttgatagaacatttttaacagaaatgcaatggttcattggatcagtataACACTACACAAATACACTGTCATCTAGTGGCTAAAATCTAAACGGTCtaaactggaataatacattgtggcctttctcttgcattttaaagatggaaataaaaaatatatgttttttcttTGAatcatcttttaccagatctagtgtgttacattctcctacattaatttcacatttccacaacctTCAAACTGTTTCCTTTCAAAAGgtttcaagaatatgcatatccttgcttcaagtCCTGAGCGACAGGCAGTTAgattgggtatgtcattttagtcaaaaattggagaaaaaaaaaaaagggtctgatccttGGCCTTGAGACAACGGAGACATGGattgcatgtgtgccattcagagggtgaatgggcaagacaaaatatttaagtgtctttgaacccggtatagtagtaggtgccaggcgcatcggtgtgtatcaagaatggtccaccacccaaaggacatccagcaaacttgacaactgcaactcaattttaggaaggtgttcctaatgtttggtatacttagTGTATGTATATGATTGGTTGTGTGGTCAGGCCTCAATCTTTTATTAAGCATTGTGTCCATGACTTAATAAATGGCCGTGTCCATATCTTACCTCAGACTCTGAGTCGTCGTGGGAGAGTGCCCGCCTGTAGCGTACCTTACTGTTGCCCCGCAAGTCCTCCCCCATCTCCCGCTCCTCCAGCTTGGCTTTTGTCCGTCCCTTCTTCATCAGGAAGTTATCTACCACCCAAAACATCAGGGCCTGAGgaaaacatacagtacacagcTCAGTGAGCAAGTACAACAGACACACATGACCGTTTGATGATCACACACAAGCCTAAATGGCTAAAATCCGTAGACATAAACATCACACTTAGTTGAAGCAATTACATTTCAAAAGGGATATAAATATCGGTCAATTTTGCTGCCAACTAACTGACCCTCATTAACCGGTCaacaaaaggttaaaaaaatgtccAAACAGTAAAATTACATCTCAGACAGAAAATACTTTTAGAGATCTGTATAGAATGATGAGATGCTGATATTTCCATCCTAACAATGGGAGTTGGACCAAGGCGGGAAAGGTGGCGACAAGCTTAGGCCCAAAATAAGACCATAGAAACCTATTGGGCTTATTTTGAACAGATTTTGGCGAGCGTGAAATCTCTTGCTTGCCATATCCTCTCTGGTACCTTGCATTCATACAAGGACCAGACATATTTCATTAAGAGCTGAATGGAAACATGCAACAATAGCAAGCCTATCATATTATAGTTCAAAAGgctatagcatattattgaacaTACAACTCCTGTAATGAAGCATCTAACCAAATGCCCttttcaaacatttgccaaaatgcaatctgcggaaaacaccattctaaacctAATTTGAGCAGTTGTGACAGATTAAAATCTCTGAAATGTAGAAAGGGGGAATGTAATAGCAACAAATATGATGGGATGCTAATATGGATCGTGCCTTTGGCTTCTGAATAacgaaagaaagttgatatgaattagaacaggagagaaatgctgGTTAATGGCATGAGGGGAAAAAATTGCCTCCATGTTTCTACGGATCGATTTTCttaaggctactttgaagcaaggtaagacatgcctcattatTTGAAGTAAAATTATCAGGTTTTAAACAATTATACTACCTCGAGCTCACATTGCAAAGTGGTGGGTGACGCACCATTAGTCAACGGTCGGCAGGCTATAGTATACACCTGAACGGCTAACTTTAATTatgagttgagaaataaaaatagctCCTTTTAAATCGTGGCCACCAAAATGTTGAACAcacgattgcatttagaattgttaaATTGTTGTGCAATGACTGGGCTTCCAAAAGCAGGCTTCGCGCCAATAGCCTACAGACTTTTTAAGGAGCTACTCTCACGCTGTCTGACAGGTGGAAGGCTATTCCACTCCTCAAACTAGGCTCTGTATGCTGTGAGTGTTTGATAAATAATAAACATGACGAAAAAACAAACATGACAATTTAATTCCAAAATTAAGAAAATTACCTTAAAGACTGATgagcatgaccagtcaaatgtattttcagCAGCTAACCGATTAACGGTAAAGATCACTAAATTTATTTTCAATTGAGCCCTGCCTCACGGAGGCACTGCACACTTAACTTACATTAACAAAGAACGGGACGATGAGCATGACGATGGCCAGCTCCAACTGAGGGTTGTTTATGGGGTTCAGGAGAGCCAGCTGTGAGACACACAAACAACAGTAAAGAAAGACGGTGAATAAACAGTACACAAAAACACCAGAGTTAAAACGATAGAAACAGTTTACAGTACTGTTAGTACTCATACACTTTCCACAGTCATAATATAACTGAACTGACACAGTGGTCACGTGGTCAGGAACCTACCCATTATGCCCCCtactcaccttcttccactgGGGGATGAGTAGGACCAGGATGATCAGGACCTTCTCAAACATCATGATAAGGATGTAGAGAGCACACTGGCCTGCCCATGCAGTACACTGCACTGGTTCTCCTGTgtgcgcatgcacgcacgcacacacacacacacacacacacgatgaacAGGTGACCTACGGACTAGACACACAATTCAATAGACAGAAACAAACAAGCAAAACAGACAAATACCAACCCACAGAAATATCCAGACAGACAACTCTATATTccacttaaaggggcaatctgcagttgctacatccattttttggaCTTTAAATTATAAATCCATTGAATCTTGAAAAACAAAttctaaatgc
Protein-coding sequences here:
- the LOC112219365 gene encoding inter-alpha-trypsin inhibitor heavy chain H3, giving the protein MSGVWTVLLLWGVVFVPALSHGALVISREDSTPQRSDGATRLLKKRSTDNMEVEVYSVKVACKVASRFAHTVITSSALNKANSSQEVFFEVDLPKTAFITNFSMEIEGQTYTGEVKEKEKAKKQYQKAVSTGQTAGLVKASGRKMEKFSVSVNIAANSNVTFILTYEELLQRKLGQYEIMTQVKPKQLVQHFEIVADIYEPQGIAFLDAYGTFISNELLPLVEKTVTDKKAHISFCPTMDQQRKCPGCDGTLIDGDFVIKYDVNRAETLGDIQIVNGYFVHFFAPPDLPRVPKNVVFVIDRSGSMSGNKMHQTREAMLTILNDLHEDDYFGIVTFDHHISTWKGSLTKATTGNVSEAKGFVKGIQHSGYTDINGALMKAVDIMMKDKQANKFTERSVSMIILLTDGMPNSGVSSTPQIQENVRDAMGGNMSLFCLGFGNDVDYSFLDVMSRQNQGLARRIYEGSDATVQLQGFYEEVASPLLSEVDLHYPDNLVNSLTTSHYKQLFNGSEIVVAGRLTDNSLDNFLVEVFAKGFEEDFIVKGQASAQEWDILYPEQEYIFGDFTERLWAYLTIQQLLSKKETGTAEEKGNATAQALEMSLQYSFVTPLTSMVVTKPKTEEEQEEPLIADKLTEDERQKAQRLGHFVPQTVSNTYRVQSRPTYFVDGDPHFMIELPEQEDALCFNIDDRPGTIFNLVRDQLAGVLVNGQTIGDKKVAPDGKVNTYFGRFGIVHQGLGVRLEVTTHDITVSQNGKQAKLFWSDTASLKGANLDLQVTKDRSLTVTLRDSVRFVVILHKVWKQHPYHQDYLGFYTLDSHLLSPSVHGLLGQFYHGVQFEVRDMRPGEEPEKPDATMLVKGQELTVTRGWQRDFSWDVKNGENVPCWFIHSNGNGLIDGNHTDYIMSGLFKTV